From a single Sphingosinicellaceae bacterium genomic region:
- a CDS encoding sulfotransferase → MAVATSDPKGSLAVALGHARTLLVRSPRLAEEQAREILGAVPGQPEALTLHGLALAALGRSREAIAALVAATTRDPESPDAWRALGDQMILVGDGTGADYAYAQQIRSSVRDPVLRAAAVALCEGNLPVAEPLLKGHLKQHPTDVAAIRMLAELAGRIGRYADAENLLRRAVELAPGFAPARFNLATVLYRQNRNTEALVELDRLMAADPDNFATRNLAAAALGRVGDVAEAVVHFEHVLARQPDAAKIWLSYGHALKTLGRQGDSVAAYRRCIGLEPGFGEAWWSLANLKTVRLESADIAAMTTALAAPGLTDEDRFHLHFALGKAHEDADDVAAAFGHYAEGNRLRLAALDYDPTATSDRVDRSIALLQPAFLAARAGQGCPAPDPIFVLGMPRSGSTLVEQILASHPLVEGTQELPDIQMFAGRLGGQDEDAYPSVMKELGAARLQALGEEYLERTRVHRKTGRPYFIDKMPNNWAHVGLIHLILPNARIIDTRRHPLGCGFSNFKQHFARGQSFSYSLETMGRYYADYVRMMDHVDAVLPGRIHRVHYEAMIEHTEAEVRRLLAALGLPFDPACLRFHESGRAVRTASSEQVRRPIYREGLDQWQRFGPYLGPLRSALGTVLDDYTTRFDPPEAVQPAYS, encoded by the coding sequence ATGGCAGTTGCGACTTCCGATCCGAAGGGCAGTCTGGCGGTAGCGCTTGGCCACGCCCGCACGCTGCTGGTGCGGTCGCCCAGACTTGCCGAGGAGCAGGCCCGCGAAATCCTGGGGGCGGTGCCCGGCCAGCCCGAGGCGCTGACCTTGCACGGCCTCGCCCTCGCGGCGCTGGGCCGGTCGCGCGAGGCGATCGCCGCGTTGGTCGCGGCGACGACCCGGGACCCCGAATCTCCCGACGCGTGGCGGGCGCTCGGCGACCAGATGATACTCGTCGGCGACGGCACGGGGGCCGACTACGCCTATGCGCAGCAAATCCGCAGCTCGGTTCGCGACCCGGTGCTGCGCGCTGCGGCGGTGGCCTTGTGCGAGGGCAACCTGCCCGTCGCCGAGCCGCTGCTCAAGGGGCACCTCAAGCAGCATCCGACCGATGTCGCGGCAATCCGAATGCTCGCCGAACTGGCCGGGCGGATCGGGCGCTATGCCGATGCCGAGAACCTGCTGCGGCGGGCGGTCGAGCTTGCGCCGGGCTTTGCGCCGGCGCGCTTCAACCTCGCGACCGTGCTGTACCGGCAGAACCGCAACACCGAGGCGCTGGTCGAACTCGATCGGCTGATGGCGGCCGACCCCGACAATTTCGCGACGCGCAACCTCGCCGCTGCGGCGCTCGGGCGGGTCGGCGACGTCGCTGAGGCGGTCGTGCATTTCGAGCATGTCCTGGCACGCCAGCCCGACGCCGCGAAGATCTGGCTGAGCTATGGCCACGCCCTCAAGACACTCGGGCGGCAGGGCGACAGCGTCGCCGCCTATCGCCGCTGCATCGGGCTGGAACCGGGCTTCGGCGAGGCGTGGTGGAGCCTCGCCAACCTCAAGACCGTGCGGCTGGAATCCGCGGACATCGCCGCGATGACGACGGCGTTGGCCGCGCCCGGCCTGACGGACGAGGACCGCTTCCACCTGCACTTCGCGCTCGGCAAGGCGCATGAAGATGCAGACGATGTGGCGGCGGCGTTCGGCCATTATGCCGAGGGTAATCGCCTGCGGCTGGCGGCGCTCGACTATGATCCGACCGCGACGAGTGACCGGGTCGACCGCTCGATCGCGCTACTGCAACCCGCCTTCCTTGCGGCGCGCGCCGGGCAGGGCTGCCCGGCCCCCGACCCGATCTTCGTGCTCGGGATGCCGCGCTCGGGGTCGACGCTGGTCGAACAGATCCTCGCCAGCCATCCGCTCGTCGAGGGGACGCAGGAGCTGCCGGATATCCAGATGTTCGCCGGCCGGCTCGGTGGGCAGGACGAGGATGCCTATCCCAGCGTGATGAAGGAACTCGGGGCAGCGCGGCTGCAGGCGCTCGGCGAGGAGTATCTCGAGCGCACCCGCGTGCACCGCAAGACCGGGCGGCCGTATTTCATCGACAAGATGCCCAACAATTGGGCGCACGTCGGACTGATCCACCTGATCCTGCCCAACGCCCGGATTATCGACACGCGACGGCATCCGCTCGGCTGCGGTTTTTCCAATTTCAAGCAGCATTTCGCGCGCGGGCAGAGCTTCTCATACAGCCTGGAAACCATGGGCCGTTACTACGCCGACTATGTCCGGATGATGGACCACGTCGACGCCGTCCTGCCGGGCCGCATTCACCGCGTGCACTACGAAGCGATGATCGAGCATACCGAGGCCGAGGTGCGCCGCCTCCTCGCGGCGCTCGGCTTGCCGTTCGACCCGGCATGCCTGCGCTTCCACGAATCCGGGCGCGCCGTGCGGACCGCCAGCTCCGAACAGGTGCGCCGTCCGATCTACCGCGAGGGCCTCGACCAGTGGCAGCGCTTCGGTCCGTATCTCGGGCCACTTCGAAGCGCGCTGGGGACCGTGCTGGACGATTATACGACCCGTTTCGATCCGCCTGAAGCCGTGCAGCCAGCATACAGTTGA
- a CDS encoding (2Fe-2S)-binding protein, translating into MSGLRLAGHPRASAPVVRFRFNGRDYQGREGDTLAAALIANGATLVGRSFKYHRPRGVVGSGFAETNALVQLGEGARTVPNAVATRVPLRDGLTATSVNCWPSVGFDLGGLNDLASRLLSTGFYYKTFMWPSWHLFEPLIRRLAGLGRAPTLPDPDAYAARSHSCDVLVVGGGIAGVAAAREAAAQGAEVVLVEAEDRLGGLGDDLVLPDLPNLRVLKRTTATGYYDHKLVTAVEEIDGPVVRQRFWKIRVKRVVLACGAFERPLLFGDNDRPGVMLGDSIRYYLERHGVAAGNRPLFAVVDDQGYRAAIAARHAGLEVAVVDARPVAGAVAAEADALGIPLFVNHRLVRAVGRKAVRAAELVDQTTGRRSRIACDVIGMSGGWSPAVQLFTQSGGSLRFEDRIGAFVPDRSVQAERSCGAARGIFALEDCRADGTAAGLWAATGEDSATPAIAADSRAPLQLPPPGTKAFVDFQTDVTVDDLRQATRENYRSVEHVKRYTVWGMGTDQGRLGAVNGVAVLAALQGLEPGALGTTKFRPPFAPVAFGAVAADRPLGALFHPWKHLPAHRWHFAQGAVFEDYGWLRPSHYPRAGETIEHAAQREALAVRGGVGLIDTSSFGKFELRGPEAGRFLDLMSVGSPSTIPVGAVRYNLLCTELGSLLDDGVIARLADDHFLMTASTGHAERVYRWLEEWRQCEWPLDVVIDDATARWAVLTLAGPRARAVLDRAGCDIDLTDFAHNRVRSGHIAGVATRIQRVSFTGEASYEIAVAADYGESLAAHLMACGAADGIVPFGLEALDILRLEKGFIHVGSDTDSRTQPADIGWGKAIGRKASDFVGKRSLQHASATAPGRAQLVGLQPVDPGIVLPIGAHIIGGDPHPSRGIVTSSAFSPTLARGLSLALLDGGRAQHGERVQIWSEGRSWPAIVTDPVAFDPQGARLNG; encoded by the coding sequence TTGAGCGGCCTCCGCCTGGCCGGCCACCCGCGCGCCTCGGCACCCGTCGTGCGCTTCCGTTTCAATGGACGGGATTATCAGGGCCGCGAGGGCGACACGCTGGCCGCCGCGCTGATCGCCAACGGTGCGACGCTGGTCGGGCGCAGCTTCAAGTACCACCGCCCGCGCGGCGTCGTCGGCAGCGGTTTCGCCGAGACCAACGCGCTCGTACAACTTGGCGAGGGCGCCCGGACGGTCCCGAACGCGGTGGCGACGCGGGTGCCGCTTCGGGACGGCCTGACGGCGACCAGCGTCAATTGCTGGCCCTCGGTCGGATTCGACCTCGGCGGCCTCAACGATTTGGCGTCGCGGCTGCTGTCTACGGGCTTCTACTACAAGACCTTCATGTGGCCGAGCTGGCACCTGTTCGAGCCCCTGATCCGCCGCCTCGCCGGCCTCGGACGCGCACCGACCCTGCCCGATCCGGATGCCTACGCCGCGCGCAGCCACTCCTGCGACGTGCTGGTCGTCGGCGGCGGCATCGCCGGAGTCGCAGCGGCACGAGAGGCAGCAGCGCAGGGCGCGGAGGTCGTGCTGGTCGAGGCGGAGGACCGGCTTGGCGGTCTCGGCGATGACCTCGTGCTCCCCGACCTGCCCAACCTGCGCGTCCTGAAGCGGACGACGGCGACCGGCTATTACGATCACAAGCTCGTCACTGCGGTCGAGGAGATCGACGGTCCGGTCGTGCGCCAGCGCTTCTGGAAAATCCGCGTGAAGCGCGTCGTGCTGGCCTGCGGAGCCTTCGAGCGGCCGCTCTTGTTCGGCGACAACGACCGCCCCGGCGTCATGCTCGGCGACTCGATCCGCTACTATCTCGAACGCCACGGTGTCGCCGCCGGGAACCGTCCGCTGTTCGCGGTCGTCGACGACCAGGGCTACCGCGCCGCGATCGCTGCCCGGCACGCCGGGCTCGAGGTCGCCGTCGTCGACGCGCGCCCGGTCGCCGGTGCTGTCGCCGCCGAGGCCGACGCGCTCGGCATCCCGCTGTTCGTCAACCACAGGCTCGTCCGCGCGGTCGGTCGCAAGGCGGTCCGCGCAGCCGAACTGGTCGACCAGACCACCGGCCGCCGCAGCCGGATCGCGTGCGACGTCATCGGCATGAGCGGCGGCTGGAGCCCCGCGGTGCAGCTGTTCACCCAGTCCGGTGGCAGCCTGCGCTTCGAGGACCGCATCGGTGCCTTCGTTCCCGACCGCTCGGTCCAGGCGGAGCGCTCGTGCGGCGCGGCGCGGGGGATCTTCGCTCTCGAGGACTGCCGCGCCGACGGCACCGCTGCCGGCCTGTGGGCGGCGACCGGCGAAGACAGCGCAACCCCCGCCATTGCCGCCGACAGCCGCGCACCGTTGCAGCTGCCACCACCCGGCACCAAGGCCTTCGTCGACTTCCAGACCGACGTCACCGTCGACGACCTGCGCCAGGCGACGCGCGAGAACTACCGCTCGGTCGAGCATGTAAAGCGCTACACGGTCTGGGGCATGGGCACCGACCAGGGCCGCCTCGGCGCGGTCAACGGCGTCGCGGTGCTGGCGGCGCTGCAGGGCCTCGAGCCCGGCGCGCTCGGCACCACGAAATTTCGCCCGCCGTTCGCGCCGGTGGCGTTTGGCGCAGTTGCCGCGGACCGTCCGCTCGGCGCGCTGTTCCACCCGTGGAAGCACCTGCCGGCGCACCGTTGGCACTTTGCGCAGGGCGCGGTCTTCGAGGATTACGGCTGGCTGCGCCCCTCGCATTACCCGCGTGCCGGCGAGACGATCGAGCACGCGGCGCAGCGCGAGGCGCTGGCCGTGCGTGGCGGCGTCGGGCTGATCGACACCTCATCGTTCGGGAAATTTGAGTTGCGCGGCCCCGAGGCGGGCCGCTTCCTCGACCTGATGTCGGTCGGGTCGCCAAGCACGATTCCCGTCGGCGCGGTACGCTACAATCTGCTGTGCACCGAGCTCGGCAGCCTGCTCGACGACGGCGTCATCGCGCGTCTAGCCGACGATCACTTCCTGATGACCGCGAGCACCGGCCACGCCGAGCGCGTCTACCGCTGGCTGGAGGAGTGGCGGCAATGCGAGTGGCCGCTCGATGTCGTGATCGACGACGCGACGGCGCGCTGGGCGGTGCTGACCCTCGCTGGACCGCGTGCCCGCGCCGTCCTCGACCGTGCCGGCTGCGACATCGATCTCACCGATTTTGCCCATAACCGTGTCCGCTCGGGGCACATCGCCGGGGTCGCGACCCGCATCCAGCGCGTCAGCTTCACCGGCGAGGCGAGCTACGAGATCGCCGTCGCGGCGGACTACGGCGAGAGCCTCGCCGCACACCTGATGGCGTGCGGTGCCGCGGACGGCATCGTGCCGTTCGGACTCGAGGCGCTCGACATCCTGCGGCTGGAGAAGGGTTTCATCCACGTCGGGTCGGACACCGACAGCCGCACCCAGCCCGCCGATATTGGCTGGGGCAAGGCGATCGGCCGCAAGGCGTCCGACTTCGTCGGCAAGCGCTCGCTCCAGCACGCGTCGGCGACCGCCCCGGGGCGCGCGCAGCTGGTCGGGTTGCAGCCGGTCGACCCCGGCATCGTGCTGCCGATCGGCGCGCACATCATCGGCGGCGATCCGCATCCGAGCCGTGGCATCGTCACCAGCAGTGCCTTCAGCCCGACGCTGGCGCGGGGCCTGTCGCTCGCGCTCCTCGATGGCGGCCGCGCGCAGCACGGTGAGCGGGTCCAGATCTGGTCGGAGGGGCGGAGCTGGCCGGCGATCGTCACCGACCCCGTCGCGTTCGACCCGCAGGGAGCGCGCCTGAATGGCTGA
- a CDS encoding sarcosine oxidase subunit delta — MLIITCPTCGERDETEFVNGGEGHVDRPGPPETVSDAAWADYLFFHDNPRGPLRERWLHAFGCRRWFHAVRNTADHRIALTYAIDDRPELPA, encoded by the coding sequence GTGCTGATCATCACTTGCCCGACCTGCGGCGAGCGCGACGAGACCGAGTTCGTCAACGGCGGGGAAGGGCACGTCGACCGCCCGGGTCCGCCCGAAACGGTAAGCGATGCAGCTTGGGCGGACTACCTGTTCTTCCACGACAATCCGCGCGGGCCCTTGCGTGAGCGCTGGCTCCACGCCTTCGGCTGCCGGCGCTGGTTCCACGCGGTGCGCAACACTGCCGATCACCGCATCGCCCTGACCTACGCGATCGACGACCGGCCCGAGCTTCCGGCTTGA
- a CDS encoding sarcosine oxidase subunit beta family protein — MSRNYSALALLRGALTGNRDWDKAWRSPEPKAHYDAVIVGGGGHGLATAYYLAKNHGMTNVAVLEKGWIGGGNTGRNTTIVRSDYYYPSSAAFFNRSVSLYEGLSRELNFNIMFSQRGMLTVAHSRGEVDFQRRLVNGMVLNGIDMETVTAEQARTLCPIMNFSATARYPILGGMLQRRAGTVRHDAVVWGYARAADRLGVDIIQNCGVTGIDRDPVSGAVTGVQTTRGAIGCGRLGVAVAGHSTVLADMAGFRLPLRSYALQAFVSEPLKPVLDIVASSAVLGVYVSQSDKGGLVLGGNADAYASYAQRGNIPTAGAVCAGLVEFIPSFSRVKMLRQWAGIVDYAHDSSPVLGASPVPGLFLNCGWGGGGFKAIPAGGETFAYTLATGAPHPLIEAFSLDRFRELALVDEAAAAGIEH; from the coding sequence ATGAGCCGCAATTATTCGGCGCTGGCGCTGCTGCGTGGCGCGCTGACCGGCAACCGCGACTGGGACAAGGCTTGGCGTTCGCCCGAGCCCAAGGCGCACTACGACGCGGTGATCGTCGGCGGCGGCGGGCACGGGCTGGCGACAGCTTACTATCTCGCCAAGAACCACGGCATGACCAATGTCGCGGTGCTCGAGAAGGGCTGGATCGGCGGCGGCAACACCGGCCGCAACACCACGATCGTCCGCTCCGATTATTATTACCCGTCGAGCGCGGCGTTCTTCAATCGCTCGGTCAGCCTGTACGAGGGGCTGAGCCGCGAGCTCAACTTCAACATCATGTTCAGCCAGCGCGGCATGCTGACCGTCGCCCACAGCCGCGGCGAAGTCGACTTCCAGCGCCGGCTGGTCAACGGCATGGTGCTCAACGGCATCGACATGGAGACGGTGACCGCGGAGCAGGCGCGCACGCTGTGCCCGATCATGAATTTCTCGGCGACGGCGCGCTACCCGATCCTCGGCGGCATGCTGCAGCGCCGGGCCGGCACCGTGCGCCACGACGCGGTGGTCTGGGGCTATGCCCGCGCCGCCGATCGGCTCGGCGTCGACATCATCCAAAATTGCGGCGTCACCGGTATCGACCGCGACCCAGTGTCGGGCGCGGTGACCGGCGTCCAGACGACGCGCGGCGCGATCGGCTGCGGGCGGCTGGGAGTCGCGGTCGCGGGCCATTCGACGGTGCTCGCCGACATGGCCGGGTTCCGCCTGCCGCTGCGCAGCTATGCCTTGCAGGCGTTCGTCTCCGAGCCGCTGAAGCCCGTCCTCGACATTGTCGCCTCGTCGGCGGTGCTCGGCGTCTATGTCAGCCAGTCGGACAAGGGGGGGCTGGTGCTCGGCGGCAATGCCGACGCCTATGCCTCCTACGCCCAGCGCGGCAACATCCCGACCGCCGGGGCCGTTTGCGCCGGGCTCGTCGAGTTCATCCCGTCGTTCAGCCGGGTCAAGATGCTGCGGCAATGGGCAGGTATCGTCGACTATGCGCACGACAGCTCGCCGGTGCTCGGGGCCAGCCCGGTGCCGGGCCTGTTCCTCAACTGTGGCTGGGGCGGCGGAGGGTTCAAGGCGATCCCGGCAGGCGGCGAGACCTTTGCCTACACGCTCGCCACCGGCGCCCCGCACCCGCTGATCGAAGCCTTTTCGCTCGATCGTTTCCGCGAGCTGGCGCTGGTCGACGAAGCCGCTGCCGCCGGGATCGAGCATTGA
- a CDS encoding aromatic ring-hydroxylating dioxygenase subunit alpha encodes MERSLPSSAYLTPQAWAADKASILDREWFCAARIEDVPQPGDHVVLDVAGESILLVRTKAGDLRAHYNVCRHRGARICDAGNDAKWGLTLAGGVIGGVIRCPYHSWAYSLDGALLAAPNLSVAEDFDKADFSLYPVGVGEWGGFVFLNLTPESASGFAATLGQAPRRLGNYPLDALRTVQIISYDVAANWKLPLENYNECYHCGPVHPELCAVVPEFRNNGGIHLDWELGIPHREGATTYTMSGTTDRDVFPGLSEEEKVRHKGELLYPNLMLSVASDHAAAFLLWPTAADRTRVECRFLFHPDAIAKPGFDPSDAVDFWDLVNRQDWAVCERVQRGMSARVHQFGYYSPMEDYSLDIRRYVADRQR; translated from the coding sequence ATGGAGCGTTCACTGCCGAGCAGCGCCTACCTGACGCCGCAGGCCTGGGCCGCCGACAAGGCGTCGATCCTCGACCGCGAATGGTTCTGCGCCGCCCGCATCGAAGACGTGCCGCAGCCCGGCGACCATGTCGTGCTCGACGTAGCGGGCGAAAGCATCCTGCTGGTCCGCACGAAGGCCGGCGACCTGCGTGCCCACTACAACGTCTGCCGCCATCGGGGCGCCCGCATCTGCGACGCCGGCAACGACGCCAAGTGGGGCCTGACGCTGGCCGGTGGCGTCATCGGCGGGGTCATCCGCTGCCCCTATCACAGTTGGGCATACAGCCTCGATGGGGCGCTGCTGGCGGCACCTAACCTCTCCGTCGCGGAGGACTTCGACAAGGCTGACTTCAGTCTTTACCCGGTCGGCGTCGGCGAATGGGGCGGCTTCGTCTTCCTCAACCTGACACCTGAGAGCGCTTCCGGTTTCGCGGCAACTTTGGGCCAGGCGCCGCGGCGGCTCGGCAATTATCCGCTCGATGCGCTGCGCACCGTGCAGATCATCAGCTACGACGTTGCGGCGAACTGGAAGCTGCCGCTCGAGAATTACAACGAATGCTACCACTGCGGCCCGGTGCATCCGGAGCTGTGCGCGGTGGTCCCGGAGTTCCGCAACAACGGTGGAATCCACCTGGATTGGGAGCTCGGCATCCCGCACCGCGAGGGTGCCACTACGTACACCATGAGCGGCACCACCGACCGCGATGTCTTCCCTGGCCTCAGCGAGGAGGAGAAGGTCCGCCACAAGGGCGAACTGCTGTACCCCAACCTGATGCTGAGCGTCGCCAGTGACCACGCCGCCGCCTTCCTGTTGTGGCCCACGGCAGCCGACCGGACCCGCGTCGAGTGCCGCTTCCTGTTCCACCCCGACGCGATCGCGAAGCCCGGATTCGACCCGTCCGACGCGGTCGACTTCTGGGATCTGGTTAACCGCCAGGACTGGGCGGTGTGCGAGCGCGTCCAGCGCGGCATGTCGGCACGCGTCCACCAGTTCGGCTATTACTCGCCGATGGAGGACTACAGCCTCGACATCCGCCGCTACGTCGCCGACCGCCAGCGATGA
- a CDS encoding NAD(P)/FAD-dependent oxidoreductase — protein MAQLAGPVQRYDAIVVGAGHNGLVAAAYLGKAGLKVLVVERRAIIGGACVTEEVIPGHRVSFTSYFASMLMPKVIRDLELARHGLRMVASDPLLTVPVGEGRIIRWWADGERTAEEIRRYSARDAEAFLRVDRELKALAAYLQPFFLEPPPNLAARGLDRISEAARLLRRFRKIKGSEVSQLITFLTGSLGEYLDRHFESPEVKRMFLANNVYGKHGGPYEPGSAVGLLFHLLSGGDDSVQGFAGHVIGGMGAITDAIAATAREHGVEIRTDAPVASITVVGGRATGVVLADGTVIAANTVLSNADPKRTFLSLIEPGALPEDFRRDIAAIKMAGPSAKLNLALRGEPTVTGRPADADARERSLLSIAPTLAGAQRCADIARMGDIPDELWIDCVIPSLVDDSLCPPGKHMMTCFIQYVPFELREGNWDDRREAFADSIIRQIAAHMPDLPGLIEGRVVLTPLDLERTYGLTEGNIFHGDLNLGQLFSMRPTPKYSQYRTPVAGLYLCGAGAHPGGGVTGAPGHNAAAQVLRDRKRGKARA, from the coding sequence TTGGCGCAGCTTGCCGGTCCCGTGCAGCGGTACGACGCCATCGTCGTCGGCGCGGGCCACAACGGGCTGGTCGCCGCCGCCTATCTCGGCAAGGCCGGGCTCAAGGTACTGGTCGTCGAGCGCCGCGCCATCATCGGCGGTGCCTGCGTGACCGAGGAGGTCATCCCCGGCCACCGGGTCTCCTTTACTTCGTACTTCGCCTCGATGCTGATGCCCAAGGTCATCCGCGACCTCGAACTGGCGCGCCACGGCTTGCGGATGGTGGCAAGCGATCCGCTGCTGACGGTGCCGGTCGGCGAGGGCCGGATCATCCGCTGGTGGGCGGACGGCGAGCGCACCGCCGAGGAAATCCGGCGCTATTCGGCCAGGGACGCCGAAGCCTTCCTACGCGTCGACCGCGAACTGAAGGCGCTTGCTGCCTATCTCCAGCCGTTCTTTCTCGAGCCGCCACCAAACCTCGCAGCGCGCGGCCTCGACCGGATCAGCGAGGCGGCGCGGCTGCTCAGGCGGTTCCGCAAGATCAAGGGCAGCGAAGTCTCGCAGCTTATCACCTTCCTGACCGGCAGCCTCGGCGAATATCTCGACCGCCACTTCGAGAGCCCCGAGGTCAAACGCATGTTCCTCGCGAACAATGTCTACGGCAAGCACGGCGGACCCTACGAGCCGGGGTCGGCGGTCGGGCTGCTGTTCCACCTGCTGTCGGGCGGCGACGACAGCGTCCAGGGCTTTGCCGGTCACGTCATCGGCGGCATGGGCGCGATCACCGACGCCATCGCCGCGACCGCGCGCGAGCATGGGGTCGAGATCCGGACCGACGCGCCGGTCGCCTCAATCACGGTTGTGGGTGGCCGGGCGACCGGCGTCGTGCTTGCCGACGGAACGGTCATCGCCGCGAACACCGTGCTTTCGAATGCCGACCCGAAGCGCACCTTCCTCAGCCTGATCGAACCTGGCGCCCTGCCCGAGGACTTCCGCCGCGACATCGCCGCGATCAAGATGGCGGGGCCCTCGGCCAAGCTCAACCTTGCGCTTAGGGGCGAGCCAACGGTGACCGGGCGGCCCGCCGATGCGGACGCACGCGAACGGTCATTGCTGTCGATCGCACCGACGCTGGCCGGAGCGCAGCGCTGCGCCGACATCGCACGGATGGGCGACATCCCCGACGAACTGTGGATCGACTGCGTCATCCCGAGCCTGGTCGACGACAGCCTATGCCCGCCCGGCAAGCACATGATGACGTGCTTCATCCAGTACGTGCCGTTCGAGTTGCGCGAGGGCAATTGGGACGACCGACGCGAGGCCTTTGCGGACTCGATCATCCGCCAGATCGCGGCGCACATGCCCGACCTTCCCGGCCTGATCGAAGGTCGTGTCGTGCTGACCCCGCTCGATCTGGAGCGCACCTACGGCCTGACCGAGGGCAATATCTTCCACGGCGACCTCAATCTCGGCCAATTGTTCTCGATGCGCCCGACCCCGAAATACTCGCAATACCGGACGCCGGTCGCGGGCCTGTACCTCTGCGGGGCCGGTGCGCATCCCGGCGGCGGCGTCACCGGTGCGCCCGGCCATAACGCGGCGGCGCAGGTCCTGCGCGACCGCAAGCGCGGCAAGGCCCGGGCATGA
- a CDS encoding APC family permease, whose product MSGAVDTVHPPRVMGFTDVTLLYIVTGVSLRWIATAAAAGPGSVLIWIGAFLLFYVPFALAVLELSSRHPDEGGLYAWTRRAFGDFPGFIAGWCYWTSNLPYFPAVFYFAASNALYVGGASWMGLGHSTGYFMWFALLSLALIAALNIVGLKHARWLHNIGAYGMWIPVAVVIVMGVVSWDRFGSATQFTATTMAPSFHFKDMVFWASLAFAFSGCETASFMSGEIKDARRTIPRALVVAGFVVAACYILGTIAVLVALPAGQVDSLAGLMQAITATAAKLGWVWIVPAVALLITVGNLGAAGGFLAATSRIPFAVGIDKMLPPAFGRLHPRYGTPHVAILTQAGLGAVFVFLGQAGTSVKGAYDVLVSMGIITAFIPFVFVFLALIRLQREPAGPDVIRIPGGRPVAILLGCVGLATTLCAIGLAAIPAADEPNKPLAVLKIVGLTAILLGIGWTVYASSKWRAARAAVAAA is encoded by the coding sequence ATGAGCGGCGCTGTCGATACCGTCCATCCGCCGCGGGTGATGGGGTTCACCGACGTCACCTTGCTGTACATCGTCACCGGGGTCAGCCTGCGCTGGATCGCCACCGCGGCCGCCGCCGGGCCCGGATCGGTGTTGATCTGGATCGGTGCTTTCCTGCTTTTCTACGTGCCGTTCGCGCTGGCAGTGCTCGAGCTGTCGTCGCGCCACCCCGACGAGGGCGGGCTGTATGCCTGGACACGGCGGGCGTTCGGCGACTTTCCGGGCTTCATCGCGGGCTGGTGCTACTGGACCAGCAACCTGCCCTACTTCCCCGCCGTCTTCTATTTCGCCGCGAGCAACGCACTCTACGTGGGCGGCGCATCGTGGATGGGGCTGGGCCATTCCACCGGCTACTTCATGTGGTTCGCCTTGCTATCGCTCGCCCTGATTGCGGCTCTCAACATCGTCGGTCTGAAGCATGCGCGCTGGCTCCACAACATCGGTGCCTACGGCATGTGGATACCGGTCGCGGTGGTCATCGTCATGGGCGTCGTCTCGTGGGACCGGTTCGGTTCGGCGACCCAGTTCACCGCAACGACGATGGCCCCCAGCTTTCACTTCAAGGACATGGTGTTCTGGGCGTCGCTGGCATTCGCCTTCTCGGGCTGCGAGACCGCGTCGTTCATGAGCGGCGAGATCAAGGACGCGCGGCGGACGATCCCGCGCGCGCTGGTGGTCGCCGGCTTCGTCGTCGCCGCCTGCTACATCCTCGGCACCATCGCCGTGCTGGTCGCGCTGCCGGCGGGGCAAGTCGACAGCCTCGCGGGGCTGATGCAGGCGATCACCGCCACCGCCGCCAAGCTCGGCTGGGTGTGGATCGTGCCCGCGGTCGCGCTGCTGATCACCGTCGGCAACCTCGGTGCGGCGGGCGGCTTCCTTGCGGCGACCTCGCGCATCCCGTTCGCGGTCGGTATCGACAAGATGCTGCCGCCCGCGTTCGGCAGGCTCCACCCGCGCTACGGCACACCCCACGTCGCGATCCTGACGCAGGCCGGGCTGGGCGCCGTCTTCGTCTTCCTCGGGCAGGCCGGGACCAGCGTGAAGGGCGCCTACGACGTGCTGGTCAGCATGGGCATCATCACCGCGTTCATCCCCTTCGTCTTCGTCTTCCTGGCGCTGATCCGCCTGCAGCGCGAACCGGCGGGGCCCGACGTCATCCGGATCCCGGGCGGGCGACCGGTAGCGATCCTGCTCGGCTGCGTCGGGCTGGCAACGACGCTGTGCGCCATTGGCCTGGCGGCAATTCCGGCCGCGGACGAGCCCAACAAGCCGCTAGCGGTGCTCAAGATCGTCGGCCTGACCGCGATCCTGCTCGGCATCGGCTGGACCGTTTACGCTTCATCGAAATGGCGCGCCGCGCGTGCAGCGGTCGCTGCGGCCTGA